In Vibrio sp. NTOU-M3, the following proteins share a genomic window:
- a CDS encoding diguanylate cyclase, protein MEITGSSMRILLVDDVQMERMQLAIRLKQLGHSVEMAASGSEALKIYPNFQPELVLLDISMPEMDGFQVSREIRSQYPDWVPIIFLSSHDEPTMIAKAIEAGGDDYLTKPVDKLVLNSKLIAMQRIAFMRRELDAKTAQLAKLNQELELLASEDGLTKIKNRRFIDNKISELISIHGRHQLPMSLILLDVDNFKLYNDNYGHIEGDKCLIALADMLQELFTRSDETVGRYGGEEFVVLLGHTDAEQALIEAKRIHKALDALKLKHEYSAAAQVVTVSQGVLSLTPKGFESIDELYKLADNALYEAKKQGKNNYMFIDGNSPLR, encoded by the coding sequence CATAGCGTTGAAATGGCGGCCTCTGGGAGCGAAGCATTAAAGATATACCCAAACTTTCAACCCGAACTCGTTTTACTTGATATTTCGATGCCTGAAATGGATGGATTCCAAGTATCTAGGGAGATAAGATCACAATACCCAGATTGGGTACCCATTATATTTCTGAGTAGCCATGACGAGCCCACCATGATCGCGAAAGCGATAGAAGCCGGTGGTGACGACTATCTAACAAAACCAGTAGATAAGCTCGTACTGAACTCTAAATTGATTGCGATGCAACGTATTGCGTTTATGAGAAGAGAGTTAGACGCAAAAACAGCTCAGTTGGCAAAGCTAAATCAAGAGCTTGAACTATTAGCCAGTGAAGATGGACTGACTAAAATTAAGAATCGAAGATTTATAGATAACAAGATCAGTGAATTGATTTCGATTCATGGACGTCATCAACTTCCAATGAGTCTCATATTGTTAGATGTCGATAACTTCAAGCTTTATAACGATAACTACGGTCATATTGAAGGTGATAAGTGTTTAATCGCGCTAGCGGACATGCTGCAAGAGCTATTTACTCGCAGTGATGAAACTGTTGGGCGTTATGGTGGCGAGGAATTTGTTGTTTTGTTAGGCCATACCGATGCGGAGCAAGCGTTAATCGAAGCGAAACGGATACATAAAGCTTTGGATGCTTTGAAACTAAAACATGAATATAGTGCCGCTGCGCAGGTAGTGACGGTGTCACAGGGGGTGTTGAGTTTAACACCAAAAGGTTTCGAGTCTATTGATGAGCTTTATAAACTTGCTGATAACGCGTTGTATGAAGCGAAAAAACAGGGGAAAAACAATTATATGTTCATTGATGGCAATTCGCCTTTAAGATGA
- a CDS encoding Solitary outer membrane autotransporter beta-barrel domain: MLIQSTRPILVTLVATFPVLCLAKGNDSIQRYLEQSFSAAIVMTDSEVLTFGVHDFDPNDWFNLSNDKIGSEESIRLRQQIAVSTLPFTFELSDSEAVNKHRVVTRLSVLASAQDVEVRQGDEQDYQEQFILGAFSAYRYQYKLGESWTVTPGLGVHLQYFKNNHDYKSQYSQALKPKLNGVVFNTDAWAVSAEPHIELKYDSAEKWGSWNATSAAHYFYGYGWGEANYGDVGNPEGWYLASGVEAFYDITHWKESVQSVYASFRRIDVGGDTETPMGTNHYYETSFGWLMTPPFKFDWIDNVGIGLNFNYGSALMGGSIVLFFNQE, encoded by the coding sequence ATGTTAATTCAATCTACACGTCCTATATTGGTTACTTTAGTAGCCACTTTTCCTGTACTTTGCCTTGCTAAAGGCAATGACTCGATTCAAAGATATCTAGAGCAGTCTTTCTCAGCTGCGATTGTAATGACCGACAGTGAAGTTCTGACTTTCGGAGTGCATGACTTTGATCCAAATGATTGGTTTAATCTTTCAAACGATAAAATTGGTTCAGAGGAGTCTATTCGGCTCAGGCAGCAAATTGCAGTATCAACTCTCCCTTTCACTTTTGAGCTAAGTGACAGTGAGGCTGTCAATAAGCACCGAGTTGTTACCCGACTCTCCGTTTTAGCATCTGCTCAAGATGTTGAAGTAAGACAAGGTGATGAGCAAGATTATCAAGAGCAATTTATCTTGGGGGCGTTTAGTGCATATCGCTATCAATACAAACTTGGTGAGAGCTGGACTGTGACCCCTGGGTTAGGTGTACATTTACAATACTTTAAGAATAACCACGATTATAAAAGCCAATACTCTCAAGCATTAAAACCTAAATTAAATGGGGTAGTTTTTAATACCGATGCTTGGGCTGTATCAGCAGAACCTCATATCGAACTAAAATATGATTCTGCTGAAAAGTGGGGAAGTTGGAATGCAACGTCTGCTGCGCACTATTTCTATGGTTATGGCTGGGGTGAAGCAAACTACGGAGATGTTGGTAACCCAGAGGGATGGTATTTAGCTTCAGGTGTTGAAGCGTTTTACGATATCACTCATTGGAAAGAAAGCGTTCAGTCTGTTTATGCCAGCTTTCGCCGTATTGATGTAGGAGGAGATACTGAAACACCAATGGGAACCAATCATTATTACGAAACGTCATTTGGTTGGTTAATGACTCCTCCGTTTAAATTTGATTGGATTGATAATGTCGGAATAGGTTTAAATTTTAACTACGGTAGTGCCCTGATGGGGGGCAGTATCGTTTTATTTTTTAACCAAGAATGA